The DNA region TTTGTAAAGTTCTTTACTTTGACCATCAATCTGCAGCAACTGCTTTGCAGCGTACGATGTCAACAAACGAAGCCGATGTCCCATGCAGCGGTCCCTGCCGCAAGCGGTTCCGTCCGGAAACTGTCAACATGAACGAAGCCGCGGCCAACGCGCTGCTTACATCCGCAGAGTCCGGCCTGTTCTGGTTCTGCCCGGAATGCCGCTGTCAGCTGCGTTTGGTTTTCCCGCGGCCAGCACCGGTGGATCACAGCGAGTTCTACCTCCCGCCGGAGCTGTGGCTGATGATCTTCCAGTTGTTGGACGAGCAATCTCTGCTGCAGGTCCGGTTGACGTGCCCCCGGTGGAAGCGCATCGTCGATCAGAACCGCTCACTGCGTGAGgcatttaccgttcagattaaGGGTGCGGTTTTGGATGGAGGGAACTCGCCGCAGCATCTCTATCCGGTGTCGCGTGCCTTCCTGGACGATTCAAGGATTATCGCCGTTGATTCGTGGTGGCCCTCGTTCGGCGCCAGGTTAACCGTTCTGGACCTGTTTAATTGTGAGGTGGCTCTACCGAACCTGCTAGGACTGCTCCGCCAGACTCCGAATCTCACGAATTTGTTTCTGGAACACATACGGTACACTTCGGTGGAGGAGACCATCAGCGCGGATTTCCGGCTGGAAAAGATGCAGTATCTCGACTCCGAAACGGTTTTCGAATTTTTTGGGCACATTTTTCCACGACTGTTCAAGTTCACGAAGAACTTTCCGCACGAAGAAGGGGAAGATGTCAAAATGTGTCAATTCCTGAGACCGATTCAGTGCTATATACAGAAACTAACTTGTCCCCTCACATCGACGATGGTGGACCAAATGGCCGAAATGAGCGAGCTTCACCTGAATTCCGTGAATAACCGTAGTGAGGACGATTCGTCAGTAAAACTTAGCCGGATTCAGCCATCCATAGAGGAGCTTACCACAATTTCTACGGACGTCGTAAGGAAGCTTGGAATGTGTTCTTGATCTTGCTTATTAGTTGATTATGCTTGATTTTCTTTCCAGAACCTCTGTGAAATTGGATCAAACCTTAAGTATCTCAAGTACATCGCAGTGTTCGTACCACAATCGTCGGATGATATCGCATTTGTGCCTTCGTTCCTGACCAAAATGAAAATGCTGAAAGAGTTAACCCTGATAGCATGCAAGGGACACCGTCTTGACTTTGGTGGGTTCAAAAGTCTCAGCTTGAGAGGTTTGCTTATTGAGTCAATGTGCATTCAGAGCCTCAGCATGCAAGTTTTCCTATCAAACTGCTCCAACATTCAGGATCTACAACTTGTTGACTGCTCACTGTCCAATTGGACCGATTTGTTCGCAACCAAATGGTCCTCGTTGCGCTGCttgaagttgttcaaaattgacGCTCCTCAAACCGAGCTTAAACCGAACCTCAAACCGATTCCCTACTTGAACGAACTGAACATTTCGAACTGTAACATTCCCGCGGAAATGCTGAAACAGTTGGTTGAGCGCTGTCCCAGCTTGACAAGTCTCAAGTTGGGCGAAATGGACACGGTCGTCGACAACATTGTGTACAGTCTGGTTTTGCTGCCGCAGCTGAAGAAGTTGACCATCTACAGCTGCCCTTTCATCACCGACTGTTTCGTGGGCGTGCTCGTGATTCGAAACCCGCGCTGGCACGTAAACATCGAGGATTGCCTGCAGATCTCGGAAGCCGCCCGGAAGCGGCTCGGCCAGCTAGGACACTAGGTGTTGCTTGAGTGGCCATTTACTATGTAATGTtatttaaataaagtgtttGTTTAAAGTTCAACAATCGCTTTTGCTTGGAGATGgagatcttagcgggttgcagactggatttcgtcatgtatttGTATCTGTCAGCCGATCCCATTTccattatttttaacattttcccaTCGCAGCAACCCCCCAATAAAATAACTAAAGCCACTCACATGCTCCCTGCTGTACTCATAGCCATCTGGGTTCAGCAGCGGCAAAATGATCCAGTCAAAATTTCTCAACATCCGCGCACTGACCGCATCCCGCTCAACCAGCTGCTGAATCACGTACAGTGCCACCGAAATCGTAATCCATTCGCGGGCATGAATCCCGGCGTCGATCAGGATACTCAACCGGGCACAGCCCAATCCGGTTCCGGGTCGCTTACTCCGCTGCAC from Culex quinquefasciatus strain JHB chromosome 3, VPISU_Cqui_1.0_pri_paternal, whole genome shotgun sequence includes:
- the LOC119770351 gene encoding uncharacterized protein LOC119770351 — encoded protein: MSTNEADVPCSGPCRKRFRPETVNMNEAAANALLTSAESGLFWFCPECRCQLRLVFPRPAPVDHSEFYLPPELWLMIFQLLDEQSLLQVRLTCPRWKRIVDQNRSLREAFTVQIKGAVLDGGNSPQHLYPVSRAFLDDSRIIAVDSWWPSFGARLTVLDLFNCEVALPNLLGLLRQTPNLTNLFLEHIRYTSVEETISADFRLEKMQYLDSETVFEFFGHIFPRLFKFTKNFPHEEGEDVKMCQFLRPIQCYIQKLTCPLTSTMVDQMAEMSELHLNSVNNRSEDDSSVKLSRIQPSIEELTTISTDVNLCEIGSNLKYLKYIAVFVPQSSDDIAFVPSFLTKMKMLKELTLIACKGHRLDFGGFKSLSLRGLLIESMCIQSLSMQVFLSNCSNIQDLQLVDCSLSNWTDLFATKWSSLRCLKLFKIDAPQTELKPNLKPIPYLNELNISNCNIPAEMLKQLVERCPSLTSLKLGEMDTVVDNIVYSLVLLPQLKKLTIYSCPFITDCFVGVLVIRNPRWHVNIEDCLQISEAARKRLGQLGH